From the Immundisolibacter sp. genome, the window CCAGGCCGTGCTTCACTGGGTTGAAGTGCATGTAGTCCGCGTGCTGGGTGAAATCCGTGCCGTCCCGAATCAGGTGCTCCCAGAACCTGCCCGGCACAGCCGCACCTTGCGCGTGTTGCCGGACCGGAAATAGCCAAACAGCTGCATTGTCTGTGCTCCCGCCAATGCGCTGCGGCTGTATGTCGCATTCTCAAATGCCTGCCGCGTGGCCACACTCCCGCCCCGTTTTTTAACAAGGGAGCTTGAGCGCATGCGCAACCACATTCTTGCCACCGTCCTGCTGGCCTGCCCGCTGGCATATGCCGATGCGCCGCAGACCGGCCGCGCCGACGGCCACGCGCCGATCGGCGTGATGGCCGATCACCTGCACCGTGGCGGCGAATGGATGGTCGGCTACCGCTTCATGCGCGCCTGGCAGGACCAACTACGCGATGGCACCGACCGCGTGAGCAAACAGCGTGCGTATTCCAGCACGGCGGCGGGCGGCTATGGCTACCACGACGCCCCGACGCGCATGGAAATGAACATGCACATGTTCGAGGCCATGTACGGCTGGTCGGACCGCATCACGCTGATGCTGATGGCCAATTACATGGACATGAGCATGGATGCCGAGCTGCATGCGCATGGTCACGCAGCGCCAGTCCAGTACCGCATGGACTCCAGTGGCTGGGGCGATATGGAAGTCGCGGCGCTGTTTGATGCGGGCCACACGACACGGGCGCTGGGTCGGCAAGCTCGGCCTGAGCCTGCCTCTCGGCAGCATCACCGAGCGCGACGGCATGCCGCACGGCGCGCTTGGCGCGATGATTCCCGTGCGCATGGAATACAGCATGCAGTTGGGTTCCGGCACTTACGACCTGCGTCCGGCCATGACCTATTCCGAGCAGCGCGACGGCTGGTCGTGGGGCGCGCAGGCCAGCGCCGTGCTGCGCCTGGGCGAGAACGACCAGGATTACCGCCTCGGCCACCGGGGCGAGCTGACCGCCTGGGCCGCGCGGCTGTGGACGCCGGCGGTCAGCACATCGCTGTGCCTGCTCGGCTCGCGCTGGGGCAACATCCAAGGCCGCGACGATGCCATCGACGCGGGCATGTCGCCCGCCGCCGATCCGGATGCCCAGGGCGGACAGCGTGTCGATGTCGGGCTGGGCATGAACCTGTACGCGCCAACGGGCGCACTGAAGGGCCAGCGTCTGGCGCTCGAAATGCTGCGCCCGGTGTATCAGGATCTCGACGGACCACAGCTGGCCAATGACTGGACCCTGAACGCCGGCTGGCAATTCGCGTTCTGAGGTCGGCGCGCGGCGCAGGGACGCGCCGGCGCGATCGGCAGCGGCTGCTGATCGTGGCGCCGATCGACAACCGGTGGCGCTCGGCTGAGCCGGGGGCTCATTGCCCGCGCGTGGCGCACCGCCAGTAGGCTTTCAGGCGGCGTTTGTAGCTGGCGCTGCGTTCGGCATACAGCCGCCGGCAGATATCGAGCGCCTCGGGCGCCAGGCTGTCCTGGCGCTTTGCCGCGAGTGTGTCCACGCGCATCCGGTCGGTTGGCGGCAGGGTGCTGCTGGCAAGCCGCTCGCGCAGCACGGCGCAGTCGTGGTGCAGGCCAAGCAGGTCCGCGGCCCGGTCGGCCTGCGCGTGCAGGGCGCCCAGCGGCCCGGGCCATAGCGGTTGCAGCAGGCGCAGCTGGTAGATGTGGTGTTTCAGCTGCCGGCGCAGGGCGTGCAGGCGCTCGGCGTCGGGATTGCGCAGCGCCCGCTTCAGGGCACGGCGGCCGGCCCGGTAGGTGGTGGCGAATCCCCGGGCCAGCGTGTCGAAGTCACAGGCGCCTGCCGCAGGCCCGGTCAGCGTGGCGGCGGATTCCTGCAACGCGAGGCGCGCGGTCATCAGGTCCCCGGCGTCCAGCTGGGGGGTGCCGGGGGTCTGCCAGGCCTGACGCATGGCCTGCAGGGCACTGGCAGTCGCCTTCGGCGGGCGCGCCCTGCTCAGCGTGTCGATCGTGCGCAGCAGCACGGCGGCGTCGCGGCTGGGTGCCAGGGCACGACCGGCCGCGCGCAGTTCGTTTTCGCAGCGGGCCAGCGCGCGCGCGTGCACATCGCCGTCCAGCAGGCGCAGTGTCGCGCGGGCTTTCTTTATGTGCCGACGGGCGGCGTGGATGGCCGCCTCGTCGGGCGTACCGGCCAGCTCGCCCAGCGCGCCGCCGATTTCGTCCTGCAGCAGGCGCAGCAGCTCCGCCGCCAGGGGCCGTCCGATGTGCAGTTCGAACGCCACGTGCCGGCCCCTACAACACCCGGCAGAAGGCCACTTTCAGGTAATCCGCCTCCGGCATGCCCGGCATCTGCGGGTGGTCGGCGCCCTGGTGGCCGCGTTCCAGCATCTGCAGACGGCGGTTCAGGGGCAGCGCCGCGCGGCGCAGCAGATCCCGGAAATCGGCCTCCGGCAGGTGATGTGAGCAGGAGGCACTGACCAGAAAGCCACCCGGCACGACCAGCTGCATGGCCAAGCGATTCAGGCGCTGGTAGGCCTCCATGCCGGCCTCGGCATCGCGCTTGCGCTTGATGAAGGCCGGCGGGTCGACGGCGACCAGATCAAAACGCTCGCCCGCGTCCAGCAGGGAGGCCAGCACGTCGAAGGCATCGCCCTGGCGGCTTTCGACGGTCTCGCCGAGCCCGTTGTGCTGCGCATTGCTGTCGAGCAATGCCAGCGCCGGCGCGGACGCATCGACGCAGATCACTTGCCTGGCGCCTGCCGCCGCGGCTTGCAGTCCCCAGGCGCCGACGTAGGAGAACGCGTCCAGCACCCGTCCGTCGCCGACGTAGGCGCGCAGGCGCTCGCGATTGGGACGCTGGTCGAAGTACCAGCCGGACTTCTGGCCGCCGTGCAGCGGTACCGTGAAGTCGAGCCCGCCTTCCAGCACCTGGCCGAACTCGGGCACGCTGCCGTACAGCACCTGCGGTTCGCCGGTCTCGAGGCCTTCCAGCTCGCGTCCGAAGCCATCGTTGCGGGCCAGGATGCCGGCCGGCCTGAGCAGCTCGACCAGGGCGCCGACGATAGCGTCGCGCAGGGCTTCCATGCCGGCGGTGCTGACCTGCATCACCAGGTGGTCGCCGTAGCGGTCCACGACCAAGCCCGGCAGGCCATCGCCCTCGGCGTGGACCAGACGGTAATGCGGCGTGCGGTACAGGCGCTGGCGCAGCGTCAGCGCGTCGGCCAGGCGCCGTTGCAGCAGTGCCGTCACCGCATCGGCGTTGCCCAGCACCCGGCGCGACAACAGACGCGCGCAGATCAGCGAACGCGGGTTGACGTAAGCCGTGCCCAGTGGCCCGCCGCGGGAACTCTCGACGGTGACCAGTTGCCCCGGTGAAAAGGCCGTCAGCGGCGTGGCGGCGATGTCCACCTCGTTGCTGAACACCCACAGGTGCCCGGCACGCAGGCGCCGCTCTTCGTTACGTTTCAGGCGCAGCGGTGCAAAGCTCACGGTGGGCGGTCCGACTGATGGGTGGAACGGAATTATGAACGGTTCGTTACGAGACGGCTGGCGGCGGCGCAAGGGCGCCTCGCGATCTGGCGACGGCGGGCCTGCAAGAGACTTCCCAGACCGTGCTGGCGCGGGCCGCTGGCCATGCGGAAAGTCGGCAGCGCGGTGTGCCGTCAGCCTGTCGCGGGGCGTCTTCGGGCGCCGGCCGTGAGCCTGCATCCGGCCCTTCTGAACTTGGCCTACCGCCGCATCCAGGCCAGCAGCGCGATGTCGTCCGATTGTTCCGCCCCGGCCGCAAAGGCGTGTATGCCATCTGCAACTGATGCCACCAGGTGATGCGGCAATTGGCTGGTAGAGCCGGTCAGCAACTGTGCCAGCCGGGCGTCTCCAAAGGCCGTTCCGCCGCTGTCGAATGCCTCGGTGACGCCGTCCGAGTACGCCAGCAGGCGGGCGTGCGGCGGCACGTCGACAGTTTCCACGCGGATTCGGTAGCCCGGCATCACGCCCAGCGGCAGGCTGGGCGAGACGCCAAGCGTCTGGACCGAACCGGGCGTGCACAGGTACGGGGCCGGATGCCCGGCGCAGGCGTAGCTCAGGCGGTCGGCGTGCAGGTCCGCAATGCCCAGGAACAGGGTGACGAACTGCGCGCTGTCGTTGGCCTCGGCCAATGCCTCGTTGGTTTCGGCCAGGATCGCGGCCACGGCCTGGGCCGGATCCTGGCCGGCGCGCCAGTGTTGGCGGGCGGTTGCACGCAATAGGCTGACGGTGCGGGCCATGTACAGGGCCGCTTCCGCGCCCTTGCCGGACACGTCGCCAAGCGCCAGCAGGTAATAACCGTCGCTCAGCGGGAAGTGGTCGATCAGGTCGCCGCCGATTTCCCGCGCCGGCTTGAGCCGGGCCGCCACGCACAGCGGTCCATGCGGGCCCGGTTCCAGCTGGTCAGGCGGCACCATCGAAAGCTGCAGACGGCGGGCGGCCAGCAGGTCGCGACGCGTGCGCTCCAGTTGCGCCGCCATCAAGTCACGCAGCTGCTTGCGCTCCAGGGTCGCGCGCACGCGCGCTTCCAGCAGCGGGGCATTGATGGGTTTGGTCAGGTAGTCCTGCGCCCCCAGTTCGATGCAGCGAATCACGCCGGCCATTTCGTCTGCCGCCGAGACCATGAGCACCGGCAGTTCGGGCAGCTGACCTTCGGCACGCAGGGTAGTGAGCACGCCGTAGCCGTCGAGCACCGGCATCATCAGATCCAGCAGCACCAGGTCGTAGGCGTGCGCGCGCAGGCACTCGAGCGCTGCCTCGCCGTTGTCGACGCAGTCCACCCGCTCCAGGCCCATGCGTCGCAGGCGGCGCGCAAGCAGATCGCAATTGAGTGGGTTGTCATCCACCACCAGCACGCGCTGCGTACGCGGTTGCGGCGTCGGCAGCGTCTCGCCGCTGGCAGGGGTCATGTCGCGCCTAGCCAGCCGGACTGAAGCGCAGTCGGTTCCAGGCGCCGACGCGTGCGTAACTGAGCTGGCGCGTGAACTTGCGTACCAGGTCGATGCCCAGGCCGCCGATGTGCACATCGGAAAGCTCGGTGACGGCCGGCGGCGCGGCCTGTTCCAGGGGATTGAAAGCTGGCCCTGCGTCCCAGAGGGTGACCTCGACCGTGTCGGTAGCGGGCGTGGCATCCACCACGATCGATGCCGGTCCGGCCGCCGGGTAGGCGTATTCGATGATGTTGGTCACCAGCTCGCACAGGCACAGATCCAGTGCGTGGGCGCCGCGCGGGCTCAGTTGATGGGTGTCCGCCACGCGCGCGCACCAGCTGGCCAGATTCGCCAGCGCCGAGTAATCGCCGTTCAACACACAGCGCTCGGCGCCGGGCGGTTGCGGCGGCAGCGCGGGCGACTGTGACACGCGGCCCGTCCCGGGGCGGGTCAGCTGTCGTTCAGCAAGGCCGCACAGGCCTCGTCGAGGGTGGCAAAGACGTTGATGATCTGCTCCACGCCGGTCGCATCCAGTACCGCCCGCACATCCTCCTGGGGGGCTGCCAGTACCATTCTGCCGCCCCGCCGCTGCAGGGTGCGCGCGTTGGCGAAAAACAGCCGCAGACCGACCGACGCCAGAAAATCGACCTGTGACAAGTCGATTACAACCGGGGCTTTGCGCGTGGCAGTCGCGGCCGTGAAGGGCATGGCAATGTCCTCGACCCCAAGGGCATCCATGCGCCCAACCAGGCTTATCTGGACAAGGTCATCGCTTCGATCGGCGACAGCCATTTTCATGAGTGATCCTCTGCTGCTGCAGCGATTTGGTGAGCCCGACCCAGTCCGGCAGTGTACGTATTCATTTATGACAGTCTGATGACAAGGCCCAGCGTGGGTTGGCGCTTGCTCATGCCGGCCTGAACGGCGGCCTTGCCGAACGCGCTAGCAGCCTGTCGGACTTGAAAACGCGGGCTACCTGCTGCGTGCTGGTGCGGTCATTTTTTGACCGCCATGATCTGGGCCGGATTCGCGCAGCGGGACGAAAAGCCGCGTGCAGGGCATGAAACCGGACCTTTCCTTGGCTTTTCTCATCCGTTCAAGAGCGCCATCCGCTTCAGGTTGAACGCCAGGCACACCAATCCCCATTCAGCCTGGACGTTTTTGAGGCCCCGCACCAGGAATTGTCGGAAGCGCATCACCTGTTTGATGATGCCGAAGGTGGGCTCGACCGTGCACTTGCGCAAGCCATAGGCGGCCTTGCCTTCAGGCGTGGCAAGGCGATGGCGCCTCTTCTCCAGAGCGGTGGGGGTGTCCGGCATCGCGGGCGTCGGCGCCAGACGCCGATCCAGCCAGCCCGAATGCGATTCACGCTTCTGGGCGATCAACGGCGTGATCTTCGCGGCCTCGCAGGCTTCGACATTGGCCTCACTGAAGTAGCCGGTGTCGGCCGCCAGCGCGATGGGCGTGTCTTTGTCCTCGCCGATCTGCTGCGGCAGCGCCCTGAGCGGTTCGAGCATCGGTGTGATCTGCTGCTTGTCGTTGGCAGCTTGCACGCAGTCGTAGGCCAGAATCAGCATCGAGGCGGCATCCACCGCGGCCTGGGCGTTGTAGCCCTGCACGAAGTCCGAACCCGCCGGCAGAATCCGGGATTCGGGGTCGGTG encodes:
- a CDS encoding ATP-binding protein, producing the protein MSQSPALPPQPPGAERCVLNGDYSALANLASWCARVADTHQLSPRGAHALDLCLCELVTNIIEYAYPAAGPASIVVDATPATDTVEVTLWDAGPAFNPLEQAAPPAVTELSDVHIGGLGIDLVRKFTRQLSYARVGAWNRLRFSPAG
- a CDS encoding class I SAM-dependent rRNA methyltransferase, coding for MSFAPLRLKRNEERRLRAGHLWVFSNEVDIAATPLTAFSPGQLVTVESSRGGPLGTAYVNPRSLICARLLSRRVLGNADAVTALLQRRLADALTLRQRLYRTPHYRLVHAEGDGLPGLVVDRYGDHLVMQVSTAGMEALRDAIVGALVELLRPAGILARNDGFGRELEGLETGEPQVLYGSVPEFGQVLEGGLDFTVPLHGGQKSGWYFDQRPNRERLRAYVGDGRVLDAFSYVGAWGLQAAAAGARQVICVDASAPALALLDSNAQHNGLGETVESRQGDAFDVLASLLDAGERFDLVAVDPPAFIKRKRDAEAGMEAYQRLNRLAMQLVVPGGFLVSASCSHHLPEADFRDLLRRAALPLNRRLQMLERGHQGADHPQMPGMPEADYLKVAFCRVL
- a CDS encoding CHAD domain-containing protein; this encodes MAFELHIGRPLAAELLRLLQDEIGGALGELAGTPDEAAIHAARRHIKKARATLRLLDGDVHARALARCENELRAAGRALAPSRDAAVLLRTIDTLSRARPPKATASALQAMRQAWQTPGTPQLDAGDLMTARLALQESAATLTGPAAGACDFDTLARGFATTYRAGRRALKRALRNPDAERLHALRRQLKHHIYQLRLLQPLWPGPLGALHAQADRAADLLGLHHDCAVLRERLASSTLPPTDRMRVDTLAAKRQDSLAPEALDICRRLYAERSASYKRRLKAYWRCATRGQ
- a CDS encoding fused response regulator/phosphatase encodes the protein MTPASGETLPTPQPRTQRVLVVDDNPLNCDLLARRLRRMGLERVDCVDNGEAALECLRAHAYDLVLLDLMMPVLDGYGVLTTLRAEGQLPELPVLMVSAADEMAGVIRCIELGAQDYLTKPINAPLLEARVRATLERKQLRDLMAAQLERTRRDLLAARRLQLSMVPPDQLEPGPHGPLCVAARLKPAREIGGDLIDHFPLSDGYYLLALGDVSGKGAEAALYMARTVSLLRATARQHWRAGQDPAQAVAAILAETNEALAEANDSAQFVTLFLGIADLHADRLSYACAGHPAPYLCTPGSVQTLGVSPSLPLGVMPGYRIRVETVDVPPHARLLAYSDGVTEAFDSGGTAFGDARLAQLLTGSTSQLPHHLVASVADGIHAFAAGAEQSDDIALLAWMRR
- a CDS encoding STAS domain-containing protein encodes the protein MKMAVADRSDDLVQISLVGRMDALGVEDIAMPFTAATATRKAPVVIDLSQVDFLASVGLRLFFANARTLQRRGGRMVLAAPQEDVRAVLDATGVEQIINVFATLDEACAALLNDS